Proteins co-encoded in one Sparus aurata chromosome 18, fSpaAur1.1, whole genome shotgun sequence genomic window:
- the LOC115568380 gene encoding uncharacterized protein LOC115568380 isoform X2, translating into MGSDQSTLQKKGYMPENETKHHAVATKGDEKFFIMKISFKRSEYVDPALTNEIEILKATSHSHIVSFKNSFQEGNTYYVVMDYCQGGSLASKIREIPHPKEFEVLSWIVEISMALRTMHEKGLTHKHLTPENVLLTEYGTVRVGESGKIYESSKQTQPTTGSDRLENIQFVAPEVFTDGMYDAKSDIWSMGCILYELCTQHSASKKAVMDLKTKLDNLRNVADGLERVHQGTTIGSLAGGVIGAAGGITSIVGLILAPFTLGASLIVTGVGVGVSVAGGLTASASNITNMVNQSSDRKAVRSIIKEFEERINAVVTWLQEITIILEAIQGKCDSADTLDTEGNQLNDDNLSRLSSRAGRGLGGIAELVRLVQVMNIGKIAAQTSRAVRVAEVATGVFSGLFLAVDIFFIAMDAKELHHIRQAKAAEEGAKERAEEKDTSESVSETETNYFASTSDQDALVASSIMQEVTPQPQNQASQKDTQSRSEIMKFVRSIRQAAEELQRVLDDLERIISSIPSLHC; encoded by the exons AGATCCGAATATGTTGATCCAGCATTAACTAACGAGATAGAAATCCTCAAGGCAACAAGTCATTCTCATATTGTGAGCTTCAAGAACTCTTTCCAAG AGGGCAACACTTACTATGTGGTGATGGACTACTGTCAGGGAGGGAGCCTTGCTTCAAAGATCAGAGAGATTCCACATCCAAAAGAGTTTGAG GTACTTAGCTGGATTGTTGAGATCAGTATGGCTTTGAGAACCATGCATGAAAAAGGTTTGACTCACAAACATCTGACACCAGAG AATGTACTGCTCACTGAATATGGAACAGTGCGCGTGGGTGAATCTGGAAAAATCTATGAAAG ttcaaaacaaacacagccaacAACTGGATCAGATCGATTGGAAAACATCCAATTTGTGGCACCAGAAGTCTTCACAGATGGGATGTATGATGCCAAAAG TGACATTTGGTCAATGGGATGCATACTCTATGAGCTCTGTACTCAACATTCAGCG AGCAAAAAAGCTGTGATGGACCTCAAGACGAAGTTGGATAATCTTAGGAACGTGGCAGATGGTTTGGAGCGTGTGCACCAGGGTACCACCATCGGCAGTCTGGCAGGAGGAGTGATCGGAGCAGCAGGAGGGATCACATCCATAGTGGGCCTTATACTGGCCCCCTTCACTTTGGGAGCTTCTCTTATTGTCACTGGGGTTGGAGTAGGAGTAAGTGTGGCTGGTGGGCTCACTGCTAGTGCTTCCAATATCACTAATATGGTCAATCAGTCTTCTGATCGCAAAGCTGTTCGAAGCATCATTAAAGAGTTTGAAGAGAGAATTAATGCAGTTGTCACCTGGCTCCAGGAGATTACGATCATTTTAGAGGCAATCCAGGGCAAATGTGACTCAGCTGACACACTTGACACTGAGGGTAACCAGTTAAATGACGACAACCTGTCCAGGCTTAGCTCCAGGGCAGGAAGGGGCCTAGGAGGCATTGCTGAGTTGGTTCGACTTGTTCAGGTGATGAACATCGGCAAAATTGCTGCACAAACTTCCAGAGCAGTGCGTGTGGCAGAGGTAGCAACGGGTGTGTTTTCTGGTTTATTTCTGGCAGTGGACATCTTCTTCATTGCCATGGATGCAAAAGAGCTACACCACATTAGACAGGCAAAGGCAGCAGAGGAAGGAGCCAAGGAAAGAGCAGAGGAAAAGGACACAAGTGAGTCTGTGTCTGAGACTGAAACCAATTACTTTGCATCCACCTCTGACCAAGATGCACTAGTGGCAAGCTCAATAATGCAAGAGGTTACACCTCAGCCACAGAACCAGGCTTCCCAAAAGGATACTCAGAGCAGATCTGAGATCATGAAATTTGTCCGATCAATcagacaggcagcagaggaATTGCAAAGAGTCTTGGATGACCTCGAAAGGATCATCTCATCTATCCCTTCACTTCATTGTTAG
- the LOC115568380 gene encoding serine/threonine-protein kinase Tao-like isoform X1, producing MGSDQSTLQKKGYMPENETKHHAVATKGDEKFFIMKISFKRSEYVDPALTNEIEILKATSHSHIVSFKNSFQEGNTYYVVMDYCQGGSLASKIREIPHPKEFEVLSWIVEISMALRTMHEKGLTHKHLTPENVLLTEYGTVRVGESGKIYESSKQTQPTTGSDRLENIQFVAPEVFTDGMYDAKSDIWSMGCILYELCTQHSAFSAETPIKLITKIIGFPYPPLPEHFSPEICELLSDILNKDPHSRPTASEILERPIMISCLLEKSKKAVMDLKTKLDNLRNVADGLERVHQGTTIGSLAGGVIGAAGGITSIVGLILAPFTLGASLIVTGVGVGVSVAGGLTASASNITNMVNQSSDRKAVRSIIKEFEERINAVVTWLQEITIILEAIQGKCDSADTLDTEGNQLNDDNLSRLSSRAGRGLGGIAELVRLVQVMNIGKIAAQTSRAVRVAEVATGVFSGLFLAVDIFFIAMDAKELHHIRQAKAAEEGAKERAEEKDTSESVSETETNYFASTSDQDALVASSIMQEVTPQPQNQASQKDTQSRSEIMKFVRSIRQAAEELQRVLDDLERIISSIPSLHC from the exons AGATCCGAATATGTTGATCCAGCATTAACTAACGAGATAGAAATCCTCAAGGCAACAAGTCATTCTCATATTGTGAGCTTCAAGAACTCTTTCCAAG AGGGCAACACTTACTATGTGGTGATGGACTACTGTCAGGGAGGGAGCCTTGCTTCAAAGATCAGAGAGATTCCACATCCAAAAGAGTTTGAG GTACTTAGCTGGATTGTTGAGATCAGTATGGCTTTGAGAACCATGCATGAAAAAGGTTTGACTCACAAACATCTGACACCAGAG AATGTACTGCTCACTGAATATGGAACAGTGCGCGTGGGTGAATCTGGAAAAATCTATGAAAG ttcaaaacaaacacagccaacAACTGGATCAGATCGATTGGAAAACATCCAATTTGTGGCACCAGAAGTCTTCACAGATGGGATGTATGATGCCAAAAG TGACATTTGGTCAATGGGATGCATACTCTATGAGCTCTGTACTCAACATTCAGCG TTCTCAGCAGAGACTCCAATCAAGCTCATTACCAAGATAATTGGATTTCCTTACCCACCTCTCCCAGAGCACTTCTCACCAGAGATTTGTGAACTACTGAGTGATATATTAAACAAAGACCCTCACTCAAGACCAACAGCCAGCGAGATCCTGGAACGTCCTATCATGATAAGCTGTCTCTTGGAAAAG AGCAAAAAAGCTGTGATGGACCTCAAGACGAAGTTGGATAATCTTAGGAACGTGGCAGATGGTTTGGAGCGTGTGCACCAGGGTACCACCATCGGCAGTCTGGCAGGAGGAGTGATCGGAGCAGCAGGAGGGATCACATCCATAGTGGGCCTTATACTGGCCCCCTTCACTTTGGGAGCTTCTCTTATTGTCACTGGGGTTGGAGTAGGAGTAAGTGTGGCTGGTGGGCTCACTGCTAGTGCTTCCAATATCACTAATATGGTCAATCAGTCTTCTGATCGCAAAGCTGTTCGAAGCATCATTAAAGAGTTTGAAGAGAGAATTAATGCAGTTGTCACCTGGCTCCAGGAGATTACGATCATTTTAGAGGCAATCCAGGGCAAATGTGACTCAGCTGACACACTTGACACTGAGGGTAACCAGTTAAATGACGACAACCTGTCCAGGCTTAGCTCCAGGGCAGGAAGGGGCCTAGGAGGCATTGCTGAGTTGGTTCGACTTGTTCAGGTGATGAACATCGGCAAAATTGCTGCACAAACTTCCAGAGCAGTGCGTGTGGCAGAGGTAGCAACGGGTGTGTTTTCTGGTTTATTTCTGGCAGTGGACATCTTCTTCATTGCCATGGATGCAAAAGAGCTACACCACATTAGACAGGCAAAGGCAGCAGAGGAAGGAGCCAAGGAAAGAGCAGAGGAAAAGGACACAAGTGAGTCTGTGTCTGAGACTGAAACCAATTACTTTGCATCCACCTCTGACCAAGATGCACTAGTGGCAAGCTCAATAATGCAAGAGGTTACACCTCAGCCACAGAACCAGGCTTCCCAAAAGGATACTCAGAGCAGATCTGAGATCATGAAATTTGTCCGATCAATcagacaggcagcagaggaATTGCAAAGAGTCTTGGATGACCTCGAAAGGATCATCTCATCTATCCCTTCACTTCATTGTTAG